Proteins co-encoded in one Triplophysa dalaica isolate WHDGS20190420 chromosome 16, ASM1584641v1, whole genome shotgun sequence genomic window:
- the tmed9 gene encoding transmembrane emp24 domain-containing protein 9: MVAIRMQFTLYLVLLLNVYNSFVSALYFHIGETEKKCFIEEIPDETMIIGNYRTQLYDKQKEEYLPATQGLGMFVEVKDPDEKVILSRQYGSEGRFTFTSHTPGEHQICLHSNSSKFALFAGGMLRVHLDIQVGEHANNYAEIAAKDKLTELQLRVRQLMEQVDQVQKEQNYQRYREERFRQTSESTNQRVLWWSIVQTLILVAIGFWQMRHLKSFFEAKKLV; this comes from the exons ATGGTGGCAATCAGAATGCAGTTTACACTTTATTTGgtgttgcttttaaatgtttacaacaGCTTTGTGTCTGCGCTGTATTTTCATATCGGCGAGACTGAAAAGAAATGCTTCATTGAAGAAATACCGGACGAAACAATGATAATAG GAAACTACCGAACCCAGCTGTATGACAAGCAGAAAGAAGAGTATTTGCCTGCGACTCAGGGACTTGGGATGTTTGTGGAAGTGAAGGATCCCGACGAGAAG GTGATCCTGTCCCGTCAGTATGGATCAGAAGGCAGGTTTACCTTCACCTCCCACACACCTGGAGAGCATCAGATCTGCTTGCACTCAAATTCCTCAAAATTTGCTCTGTTTGCTGGTGGAATGCTT CGTGTGCACTTGGATATCCAAGTTGGTGAGCATGCAAACAACTATGCAGAAATTGCAGCCAAAGACAAGCTCACAGAGTTGCAGCTACGTGTGCGACAGCTAATGGAGCAGGTGGATCAGGTCCAGAAAGAGCAGAACTATCAGAGG TATCGTGAGGAGCGCTTCAGACAGACCAGTGAGAGCACCAATCAGAGGGTTCTGTGGTGGTCCATTGTCCAGACACTCATCCTGGTGGCTATCGGATTTTGGCAAATGAGACATCTCAAGAGCTTCTTTGAGGCCAAGAAATTAGTATAG